A genomic stretch from Flavobacterium sp. KS-LB2 includes:
- a CDS encoding YihY/virulence factor BrkB family protein — protein sequence MSKEIEVKLQRIPIVRNLVNLLKRIELPWLQGLSLYDLLELYGLGIVESALTYHASAIAFSFFMALFPFALFILNLIPYIPIEGFQEDFLLFVKEGVPPNTYDAIYKIITDILNNSHSGLVSYGFLLSILLMANGLNGILGGFESSRHVLIKRGFIRQYVVALGMSLLLSFLLIVTVATIVVFEVVIQKTILSDQIALIVLGRYAFVILMILGTTSILFKFGTKHDKNRAFISIGSVFTTILILLDSYAFGIWVIRFSKYNELYGSIGTLLILMFYIWINCMILLLGFELNATVNKLKAKKE from the coding sequence ATGAGTAAAGAAATAGAAGTTAAATTACAAAGAATTCCTATAGTACGAAATCTCGTTAATCTACTAAAAAGAATCGAGCTTCCTTGGCTTCAGGGATTGTCGTTATATGATTTATTGGAGTTATACGGATTAGGAATTGTTGAAAGTGCTTTAACGTACCATGCTAGTGCAATTGCATTTAGTTTTTTTATGGCATTATTTCCTTTTGCTTTATTTATTCTAAATCTCATACCATATATTCCTATTGAAGGTTTTCAGGAAGATTTTTTATTGTTTGTAAAAGAAGGAGTGCCACCTAATACTTATGACGCTATTTATAAAATAATCACTGATATACTTAATAATAGCCATTCAGGATTAGTTTCGTATGGGTTTTTATTGTCCATTTTATTAATGGCAAATGGTTTAAATGGGATCCTTGGAGGATTTGAATCTTCTAGGCATGTTCTTATCAAAAGAGGGTTCATTAGGCAATATGTAGTAGCTTTGGGAATGTCTTTATTGCTATCTTTTTTATTGATTGTGACCGTAGCAACGATAGTTGTTTTTGAAGTTGTTATTCAAAAAACAATATTGAGTGATCAAATAGCGTTGATAGTTTTAGGAAGATATGCATTTGTAATTTTAATGATTTTAGGGACTACATCTATACTTTTCAAGTTTGGTACAAAACACGATAAAAATAGAGCATTTATATCCATAGGTTCTGTGTTTACTACTATATTGATACTTCTGGATTCCTATGCTTTTGGAATCTGGGTCATACGGTTTTCTAAATACAATGAATTATATGGGTCTATAGGTACATTATTGATCTTGATGTTTTACATTTGGATTAACTGCATGATATTGTTGTTAGGTTTCGAATTGAACGCAACAGTAAATAAATTAAAAGCAAAAAAAGAATAA
- the nadC gene encoding carboxylating nicotinate-nucleotide diphosphorylase, whose protein sequence is MISDIQFKNELNILIQNAIREDVGPGDYSSLACIPVTAIGKAKLLVKEDGIIAGVAFAKMIFEYVDPNLQIETFIEDGTAVKKGDIVFHVSGSSQSILKSERVVLNSMQRMSAIATKTKEYVRLLEGTKTKILDTRKTTPGFRACEKWAVKIGGGENHRFALYDMIMLKDNHNDFAGGITLAIAKTKAFLAANNLDLKIIVEARNLGEIKEILQSEGVFRILIDNFNYEDTKKAIALIGDKCQTESSGNINENTIHHYAECGVDYISSGALTHSIYNMDLSLKAI, encoded by the coding sequence ATGATTAGCGATATACAGTTTAAAAACGAGTTAAATATACTAATACAAAATGCCATTCGAGAAGATGTAGGACCAGGTGATTACAGTTCATTGGCATGTATTCCAGTCACTGCAATTGGAAAAGCAAAGTTGCTTGTAAAAGAAGATGGTATAATTGCTGGTGTGGCTTTCGCCAAAATGATTTTTGAATATGTAGATCCTAATTTGCAAATAGAAACTTTTATTGAGGACGGAACAGCAGTAAAAAAGGGCGATATTGTTTTTCATGTTTCCGGAAGTTCACAGTCTATTTTGAAATCGGAACGTGTAGTTTTGAATTCAATGCAAAGAATGTCTGCAATTGCTACAAAAACCAAAGAATACGTTCGTTTATTAGAAGGAACAAAAACTAAAATACTCGATACCCGCAAAACTACACCGGGATTTAGAGCTTGTGAGAAATGGGCAGTAAAAATTGGCGGAGGCGAAAACCATCGTTTTGCTTTGTATGACATGATTATGCTAAAAGATAATCATAATGATTTTGCTGGTGGAATTACTTTGGCGATAGCCAAAACTAAAGCCTTTTTAGCAGCAAATAATTTGGATTTAAAAATCATTGTCGAAGCCAGAAATTTAGGTGAAATTAAAGAAATTCTGCAGAGTGAAGGTGTTTTTAGAATTTTAATTGATAATTTTAATTACGAAGACACTAAAAAAGCGATCGCTTTGATTGGTGATAAATGCCAAACAGAATCTTCTGGGAATATTAATGAAAATACGATTCATCATTACGCAGAATGTGGAGTAGATTATATTTCATCAGGTGCATTGACACATTCTATTTATAACATGGATTTGAGCTTAAAAGCGATATGA
- a CDS encoding CIA30 family protein gives MQPFLIFDFNLKSDLTNWRIVNDAVMGGQSESKFYLNLDGNGTFEGNVSLENNGGFCAVKYTFEPLILKSTTHFCIRLKGDGKQYQFRVKTHRTDSHSYVFPFQTNTDWQNIEIPINELYPAFRGQKLNLPNYDGSNLEEITFLIGNKKGEQFQLLIDTIEVK, from the coding sequence ATGCAACCCTTCCTAATTTTTGATTTTAATTTAAAAAGCGATCTGACCAATTGGAGAATTGTAAATGATGCGGTCATGGGAGGACAATCAGAAAGTAAATTCTATCTTAATCTGGATGGAAATGGGACCTTTGAAGGTAACGTTTCTTTAGAAAATAATGGCGGATTTTGCGCTGTAAAATATACTTTTGAGCCATTAATTTTAAAAAGCACTACACATTTTTGCATTCGGCTTAAAGGTGACGGTAAACAATATCAATTTAGAGTAAAAACCCATCGCACAGATTCTCATTCGTATGTGTTTCCATTCCAAACAAATACCGATTGGCAAAACATTGAAATTCCTATCAACGAATTATATCCCGCTTTTAGAGGACAAAAATTAAATCTGCCTAATTATGACGGTTCTAATTTAGAAGAAATTACATTCTTGATTGGAAATAAAAAAGGCGAACAGTTTCAATTGTTAATTGATACTATTGAGGTGAAATAA
- the rlmH gene encoding 23S rRNA (pseudouridine(1915)-N(3))-methyltransferase RlmH, whose translation MNIKLIAIGKTDNKALQSLIDDYTKRLSFYIKFDLDIIPDIKNVKNLSESQQKEKEGELILAKITPTDQLILLDENGKNFSSVGFSEELQKKMNSGVKTLVFVIGGPYGFSDTVYAKAQGKISLSLMTFSHQMVRLFFIEQLYRGFTILRNEPYHHQ comes from the coding sequence ATGAACATCAAATTAATTGCTATTGGCAAAACCGATAACAAAGCCTTACAATCTTTAATAGACGATTATACCAAACGTTTATCTTTTTACATTAAATTTGATTTGGATATTATTCCTGATATCAAGAACGTAAAAAACTTATCCGAAAGTCAACAGAAAGAAAAAGAAGGCGAATTGATTTTGGCGAAAATTACACCTACGGACCAACTAATTTTGTTGGACGAAAACGGAAAAAACTTTTCCAGTGTAGGTTTTTCAGAAGAATTACAAAAGAAAATGAACTCAGGAGTAAAGACATTAGTTTTCGTTATTGGCGGTCCTTATGGATTTTCAGATACCGTTTATGCCAAAGCGCAAGGAAAAATATCGCTGTCTTTAATGACGTTCTCCCACCAAATGGTTCGGTTATTTTTTATCGAACAATTGTATCGCGGCTTTACGATTTTAAGAAACGAACCCTATCATCATCAGTAA
- the folP gene encoding dihydropteroate synthase, whose amino-acid sequence MTINCKGILVDLSSPKVMGILNVTPNSFFDGGKYKNEIEILAQVEKMLLDGATFIDIGAYSSKPNAEFVSVQEEVSRVVPVVNLILKHFPETIISIDTFRSEVAKASIESGATIINDIAAGNLDDRMFEIIAKYNVAYIMMHMRGNPQTMQTLTDYDDIIKEMLFYFSEKVAEARRFGINDLIIDPGFGFAKTTAQNYEIFQKMELFNMLELPLLVGISRKSMIYKTLGTTIENALNGTTVLNTLALTKGAKILRVHDVKEAMECITLFNKINLQR is encoded by the coding sequence ATGACTATTAACTGCAAAGGAATACTTGTTGACTTATCTAGTCCCAAAGTAATGGGGATTTTGAATGTCACGCCTAACTCTTTTTTTGATGGTGGAAAGTATAAAAATGAAATTGAAATACTTGCTCAAGTCGAAAAAATGCTGCTAGATGGCGCTACTTTTATAGACATTGGTGCGTATTCCAGTAAACCAAATGCAGAATTTGTCTCGGTACAAGAAGAAGTTTCGAGAGTTGTTCCTGTTGTAAATTTGATTCTAAAACATTTTCCAGAAACGATAATTTCGATTGACACCTTTAGAAGTGAAGTAGCAAAAGCTTCGATTGAAAGTGGTGCGACCATTATCAATGATATTGCAGCCGGAAATTTGGATGATAGAATGTTTGAAATAATTGCAAAATATAATGTTGCTTACATCATGATGCACATGCGTGGCAATCCGCAAACCATGCAAACGCTCACAGATTACGATGATATTATAAAAGAAATGTTGTTCTATTTTTCGGAGAAAGTGGCTGAAGCAAGACGTTTTGGAATCAATGATTTAATCATCGATCCAGGCTTTGGCTTTGCCAAAACAACTGCTCAAAATTACGAAATTTTTCAAAAAATGGAATTGTTTAACATGTTGGAGTTACCACTCCTTGTTGGGATTTCCAGAAAATCAATGATTTATAAAACACTTGGGACAACAATAGAAAATGCGTTAAACGGAACTACGGTTTTGAATACTTTGGCATTGACAAAAGGAGCAAAAATCCTTCGTGTTCACGATGTAAAAGAAGCTATGGAATGCATTACATTATTCAATAAAATCAATTTACAAAGATGA
- a CDS encoding DUF1599 domain-containing protein: MKNTSKEYDAVIATCRALFINKMKDYGCAWRILRLPSLTDQIYIKAQRIRSLQENEVRKIDEDESGEFIGIINYSIMALIQLELGVVDQPDLDVAKATELYDAKVKLTKDLMEDKNHDYGEAWREMRVSSLTDLILQKLLRVKQIEDNKGKTLVSEGIDANYQDMINYSVFALILMGFGNK, encoded by the coding sequence ATGAAGAATACTTCAAAAGAATATGATGCAGTAATTGCGACTTGTCGTGCACTGTTTATCAACAAAATGAAAGATTATGGCTGTGCTTGGCGCATTTTAAGATTGCCTTCATTGACGGATCAAATCTACATTAAAGCCCAAAGAATTAGAAGCCTACAAGAAAATGAAGTTCGCAAAATTGATGAAGATGAATCAGGCGAATTCATCGGAATTATCAATTATTCTATTATGGCTTTGATTCAGTTGGAACTAGGCGTTGTGGATCAACCCGATTTAGACGTTGCAAAAGCAACCGAATTATACGATGCCAAAGTTAAATTGACCAAAGATTTAATGGAAGATAAAAATCATGATTATGGGGAAGCTTGGCGCGAAATGCGTGTGAGTTCACTAACCGATTTGATTTTACAAAAACTACTTCGTGTCAAACAAATTGAAGACAATAAAGGAAAAACATTAGTTTCTGAAGGAATCGATGCTAATTATCAGGACATGATAAATTACTCGGTTTTTGCTCTGATTCTAATGGGTTTTGGAAATAAATAA
- a CDS encoding BT_3928 family protein, whose translation MKNITTQFSRIFVGILFIISGLIKLNDPIGFSYKLAEYFSEPVFNMPFFVPFALGIALFLVILEVVLGIMLLIGYKTKFTIWSLLILIVLFTFLTFYSAYFNVVKDCGCFGDALKLTPWQSFTKDIVLLFFILILFFNQNLVKPLFSNNVQNIVIYASIVLSSLMGVWVLNHLPLIDFRPYKVGNNIQQGMRIPDGAEKSVVEMVFIYKVGGVDKEFTEKDLMSIPEGAVFVDRKDKVITEGYVPPIHDFTMEKDGSDYKDEFLNEPKLIMITAYDLVKADYSGMEKLEKLNQDAKAKGYKVVAMTASSPEEIAAAKKQFGLTFDFYFCDAITVKTIERANPSIVILEKGTIRQKVHHNDLKDLKL comes from the coding sequence ATGAAAAATATAACTACTCAATTTTCTAGAATTTTCGTTGGAATCCTATTCATTATCTCCGGATTAATCAAGCTGAATGACCCTATTGGTTTCTCCTATAAATTAGCTGAATATTTCAGTGAACCTGTTTTCAACATGCCGTTTTTTGTTCCGTTTGCATTAGGAATCGCTTTATTTTTAGTCATTTTGGAAGTGGTTTTGGGTATTATGTTGCTCATTGGTTACAAAACCAAATTCACTATTTGGAGTTTACTAATCCTGATTGTATTGTTTACTTTCCTGACTTTTTATTCCGCTTATTTTAATGTGGTAAAAGACTGTGGTTGTTTTGGAGACGCTTTAAAACTGACTCCTTGGCAATCGTTTACTAAGGATATCGTTTTACTTTTCTTTATTCTGATATTATTTTTCAATCAAAACTTAGTAAAACCGTTGTTTAGTAACAACGTACAAAACATAGTTATTTACGCCAGTATCGTTCTATCCTCATTGATGGGTGTTTGGGTTTTAAACCATTTGCCATTGATCGATTTCAGACCTTACAAAGTAGGAAACAACATTCAACAAGGAATGCGAATCCCTGATGGAGCCGAAAAATCAGTGGTTGAGATGGTCTTTATTTACAAAGTGGGTGGTGTCGATAAAGAATTTACCGAAAAAGATTTAATGTCAATTCCAGAAGGTGCCGTATTTGTAGACCGAAAAGACAAAGTTATCACAGAAGGTTACGTGCCGCCAATACATGATTTCACAATGGAGAAAGACGGTTCTGATTACAAAGATGAGTTTCTAAATGAACCTAAACTGATAATGATAACCGCTTATGATTTAGTAAAAGCCGATTACAGTGGAATGGAAAAATTGGAAAAACTGAATCAGGATGCTAAAGCAAAAGGATATAAAGTGGTTGCAATGACCGCTTCTTCACCAGAAGAAATAGCTGCTGCAAAAAAACAATTCGGTTTAACATTTGACTTCTATTTTTGCGATGCCATAACCGTAAAAACCATCGAAAGAGCCAATCCAAGTATTGTAATACTTGAAAAAGGAACCATCAGACAAAAGGTTCATCACAACGATCTCAAAGATTTAAAACTATAA
- a CDS encoding TlpA family protein disulfide reductase has protein sequence MKKILALLIAFITFSCTSNAQKTEFSKKALSETLLATDGSQVAFKDILKKYKGKTLVIEVWASWCGDCVKAMPKLKELQANNPDVAYLFISMDKTADKWKAGIEKHDLKGGHFMANDQMKGVFAKAVDVDWIPRYIILDKNGKIVLYRAIETDFDKINETLRNLK, from the coding sequence ATGAAAAAAATACTAGCATTACTAATTGCGTTTATAACATTCTCCTGTACCTCAAATGCGCAAAAAACTGAATTCTCCAAAAAAGCTTTATCTGAAACTCTTTTAGCTACCGATGGAAGTCAAGTCGCTTTTAAAGATATTTTAAAAAAATACAAAGGAAAAACCTTGGTAATAGAAGTTTGGGCTTCTTGGTGTGGTGATTGTGTCAAAGCAATGCCTAAACTAAAAGAACTTCAAGCTAATAATCCTGATGTTGCGTACTTATTCATTTCAATGGATAAAACTGCTGATAAATGGAAAGCTGGAATTGAAAAACACGATTTAAAAGGAGGCCATTTCATGGCAAATGACCAAATGAAAGGCGTTTTTGCAAAAGCTGTCGATGTAGATTGGATTCCAAGATATATTATTCTTGACAAAAATGGAAAAATTGTTTTGTACCGCGCTATAGAAACTGACTTTGATAAAATCAATGAAACACTGAGAAACTTAAAATAA
- the tpiA gene encoding triose-phosphate isomerase, with protein MRKKIVAGNWKMHKNAEQTEDLLNELIAKIPTDTKAKVIVAPTFVNLASAVDHLEFTNIDVAAQNVHQAESGAFTGEISADMLKSVGVDIVILGHSERRAIFNETDDLIANKVNTALEHDMMVIFCFGEELKDRQSKNHFNVVENQLRDGLFHIESKDWDSIVLAYEPVWAIGTGETASPEQAQEMHEFIRETVRKAFGSEIAENVSILYGGSVKPENAKEIFSKPDVDGGLIGGAALKADDFVAIVNAI; from the coding sequence ATGAGAAAGAAGATTGTTGCCGGAAACTGGAAAATGCATAAAAATGCAGAGCAAACTGAAGATTTATTGAATGAATTAATAGCAAAAATACCAACTGATACAAAAGCAAAAGTAATAGTAGCTCCAACATTTGTAAACTTGGCTTCTGCTGTTGATCATTTAGAATTCACAAATATTGATGTTGCTGCACAAAACGTACATCAAGCAGAAAGTGGTGCTTTTACTGGTGAAATTTCAGCTGATATGTTAAAAAGTGTTGGTGTAGATATTGTAATTCTGGGACATTCAGAACGTAGAGCTATTTTCAATGAAACGGATGATTTAATTGCTAATAAAGTTAATACAGCTTTAGAGCATGATATGATGGTTATTTTTTGCTTTGGTGAAGAATTAAAAGACCGTCAATCAAAAAATCATTTTAATGTGGTAGAAAACCAATTGCGAGATGGTTTGTTTCATATTGAATCAAAAGATTGGGACAGTATTGTTTTGGCCTATGAGCCAGTTTGGGCAATTGGAACAGGAGAAACAGCTTCTCCGGAACAAGCACAAGAAATGCATGAATTCATCAGAGAAACAGTTCGTAAGGCTTTTGGAAGTGAAATCGCAGAAAACGTATCTATCCTTTATGGAGGAAGTGTAAAACCTGAAAATGCAAAAGAAATTTTCTCCAAACCAGATGTAGACGGAGGCCTTATTGGTGGTGCTGCACTAAAAGCAGATGATTTTGTAGCTATTGTAAATGCTATCTAA
- a CDS encoding porin, whose translation MKKIILFFIFISSITSNGQVTIKQNKHDNDLKLSALPYYSFGKGIGITSPDSLYQLNIRFRMQNRVTYTENEGEDGVYDGQIRRLRLRLDGYVGTPKFLYAIQLSFAPGDVGEIKEGENINIIRDAVVFYRPNKHWNISFGQTKLPGNRQRVNSSGGLQLTDRSINNARFTIDRDFGFQIHNLNEFKDKFSYNFKTAVSTGEGRNITGNADAGVAVTGKVELLPFGAFSKDGTYFEGDIVREKKPKLMLSGAFQQNNHAKRTQGQLGNDLFEERTMKSVMLDAMLKYNGWAAMSSYMSRTTATNAVTVNPDDSSQSNYAYVGNGFDHQLSYNFPSNYEIIGRYSTQKVGEDIRTLAPNSKQYTLGLTKYIWEHTFKLQSELTFDTLSYFDGRTKNNWYLRFQVEIGI comes from the coding sequence ATGAAAAAAATTATTTTATTTTTTATTTTCATCTCTAGTATTACCAGCAATGGGCAAGTTACTATAAAACAGAATAAACACGATAATGACTTAAAATTATCGGCACTTCCTTATTACAGCTTTGGTAAGGGAATCGGAATTACCTCTCCAGACAGTTTATACCAATTGAATATTCGTTTTCGAATGCAAAACAGAGTAACATATACCGAAAATGAAGGTGAAGATGGTGTTTATGATGGACAAATCAGACGCTTGCGTTTGCGATTAGACGGATATGTAGGAACTCCAAAGTTTTTGTACGCTATCCAATTGTCATTTGCCCCGGGCGACGTGGGAGAAATTAAAGAAGGCGAGAACATTAATATCATTCGAGATGCGGTAGTTTTTTACAGACCCAATAAACATTGGAATATCAGTTTTGGTCAAACAAAATTACCTGGAAACCGTCAGCGTGTGAATTCATCAGGAGGTTTACAGTTAACTGACAGATCCATCAACAATGCCCGATTTACTATCGATAGGGATTTTGGTTTTCAAATTCACAATTTAAATGAATTTAAAGATAAATTTTCCTATAATTTTAAGACGGCAGTTTCTACTGGTGAAGGGCGTAATATAACAGGGAATGCTGATGCAGGAGTTGCCGTAACGGGAAAAGTGGAGTTATTGCCGTTTGGAGCGTTTTCTAAAGATGGAACCTATTTTGAAGGAGATATTGTGAGGGAGAAAAAACCGAAATTGATGCTTTCGGGAGCTTTTCAGCAAAATAATCATGCCAAAAGAACACAAGGGCAATTAGGAAATGATTTGTTTGAAGAACGGACTATGAAATCAGTTATGCTGGATGCGATGTTAAAATATAATGGCTGGGCAGCAATGTCAAGTTATATGTCGAGAACTACTGCTACAAATGCTGTGACTGTAAATCCAGACGATAGTTCACAATCGAATTATGCTTATGTAGGGAATGGATTTGATCATCAGTTGAGTTATAATTTTCCTTCAAACTATGAAATTATTGGTAGGTATTCTACTCAAAAAGTAGGAGAGGATATTAGAACTTTGGCTCCAAATTCGAAACAATATACGTTAGGTTTAACCAAATATATTTGGGAACATACTTTTAAATTACAAAGCGAATTGACTTTTGATACTTTAAGTTATTTTGACGGAAGGACTAAGAACAATTGGTATTTACGTTTTCAGGTAGAAATAGGAATTTAA
- the prmA gene encoding 50S ribosomal protein L11 methyltransferase — MSNIYIGYHFTIEPKELGSEILIAELGERAFESFTETETGISAFVQKDLWDEMILDDIHILQSEEFTIDYTFEEIEQVNWNEEWEKNFEAIDVDGNCHVRAPFHPKTAAEFDIVIEPKMSFGTGHHETTHMMIQHLLEIDVTGMKTLDMGCGTAILAILAEMKGAQPIDAIDIDNWCYLNSIENAQRNNCKHITVYEGEAALLAGKKYDLIIANINRNILLNDMQSYVDSLNPNGTLLLSGFYNEDIPIIDASCTEKGLTYVKKLERNNWVSLKYVN, encoded by the coding sequence ATGTCAAACATTTATATTGGGTATCATTTCACTATTGAGCCAAAAGAATTAGGATCAGAAATACTAATTGCTGAATTAGGAGAAAGAGCATTTGAGAGTTTTACAGAAACTGAAACGGGTATTTCTGCTTTTGTACAAAAGGATTTATGGGATGAAATGATTCTTGATGACATTCATATTTTACAATCTGAGGAATTTACAATCGATTATACATTCGAAGAAATCGAACAAGTAAACTGGAATGAAGAATGGGAAAAGAATTTTGAAGCGATTGATGTAGATGGAAACTGTCATGTACGTGCGCCTTTTCACCCAAAAACAGCTGCTGAATTTGATATTGTAATCGAACCAAAAATGAGTTTTGGAACAGGTCACCATGAGACTACACACATGATGATTCAGCATTTATTAGAAATAGATGTTACTGGAATGAAAACCCTTGATATGGGATGTGGAACTGCCATTTTAGCAATACTTGCCGAGATGAAAGGTGCTCAACCTATTGATGCCATTGATATTGATAACTGGTGTTATTTGAATTCTATAGAAAATGCACAACGCAATAATTGTAAGCATATTACAGTTTATGAAGGAGAAGCAGCATTATTAGCAGGTAAAAAATACGATTTGATTATTGCTAATATCAACAGAAATATTTTGTTGAACGATATGCAAAGTTATGTAGACAGTTTAAATCCTAATGGAACATTATTGTTAAGCGGTTTTTATAACGAGGACATTCCAATAATAGACGCTTCTTGTACTGAGAAAGGCTTAACATATGTTAAAAAACTGGAAAGAAACAATTGGGTGTCTTTAAAATATGTAAATTAG
- a CDS encoding ATP-dependent Clp protease adaptor ClpS has translation MSTKEKVRERVSHKESVSLDNEIVVYNDDVNTFDHVIDTLIRVCDHTPEQAEQCSLIVHYNGKCTVKTGPYEKLKPQCTQLLEAGLNAEII, from the coding sequence ATGAGTACTAAAGAAAAAGTAAGAGAAAGAGTAAGCCACAAAGAATCAGTTAGTTTAGACAATGAAATAGTAGTTTACAATGATGATGTAAACACTTTTGACCATGTCATAGATACTTTGATTCGTGTATGCGATCACACTCCAGAACAAGCTGAACAATGTTCCTTAATTGTACATTATAATGGCAAGTGTACCGTAAAAACTGGACCTTACGAAAAATTGAAACCCCAATGCACCCAATTATTAGAAGCAGGATTAAATGCGGAGATAATTTAA